CGCCGGTGTACTGCATAACCGGGTATTCGGGTATTACCGATCCGGCCTTTACAAATATTGGTATAATGTCTAACGGAGTTGGCACAACAACTTCTTTACCACCCTCAGTTACCTCCATGTTCCAAAAGTTGTACCACTTGCCTTTTGGCAGGTATACTTTGCGGCTTTGCTGGCCCGGTTCTAACACAGGGCATATCAATATTTTATCGCCGTAGGTAAACTCGTCCTGGCGGAAATGGTTAGATACTACCTCCTGCTCGTGCATTACCACCGGCCTTAAAATAGGGAAACCATAACGGTGATGCTCCCAAAATGCCGAGTAAAGATATGGTATCAGCCTGTACCTAAGTTCGATAAATTTACGGTTGATAGATGTATATGGCTCGCCAAAGCTCCAAGGCTCACGTTCTTTTGTATCACCGGCCGAGTGCGCGCGCATAAACGGTGAAAAAGTACCCATTTGTATCCAGCGGGTAAACAGTTCGCCATCGGGCTCGCCGCTAAAACCACCGATATCTGTTCCGCAGAATGATATACCCGATACCGATAGGCGCTGCAACTGTATGTTACCCAATTTAAGGTGTTCCCACGATGCTACGTTATCACCCGTCCAAACGGACGAGTAGCGCTGCACGCCCGAGTAACCTGCCCTGGTAATGGTAAAAGGGCGCTTATTTTTCATTTGCTTGCGCAAACCTTCGTAGGTGGCGCGTACCATTTGCATACCATATATATTGTGTGCCTTACGATGCGAGCCGCGATACCCATCGTACTGGTGGCGCACGTCATCAGGGAAAGTGCCCGAACCAAATACAGCAGGCTCGTTCATATCGTTCCAGACGCCGGCTACGCCTACTTCTACCAGTTCGTCAAATAAACCGCCCCACCAGCTACGTACCTCGGGGTTGGTAAAATCAGGAAACTGGCAACGGCCCGGCCAAACATGGCCCTCCATAAAGTAATCATCGCAACGGCGGCAAAAGTAACGGTTCTCCTTACCCTCTTTAAAAACGGAATAATTATCATCTACCCTGATACCCGGATCGATGATCACCACGGTTTTAAAGCCGTTGGCGGCCAAATCGGCTATCATTTTTTTAGGGTTAGGAAAGTATTTAGGGCTCCATGTAAAACAACGGTAGCCATCCATGTAGTCTATATCCAGGTAAATACCATCGCATGGTATCTTATTTTTGCGGAAGCCATTGGCTATTACACGTACCTTATTTTCGGGGTAATAGCTCCAGCGGCATTGGTGGTAGCCCAGCGCCCAAAGCGGTGGCATTGGGTGTGTGCCGGTAAGCAAGTGGTAATTTTTTACCACATCCATCATGTGCGGGCCATGTATATAATAATACTGCAATTCGCCGCCATCGGCCCAAAAACTTACTTTGGTTGGGTCTTCGCCGCCAAAATCAAAATGTGCCTTAAAGGTATTGTCAAAGAAAATGCCGTGTGCAATACCGTCATCAACACTTATATAAAACGGTATCGACCGGTAAAGCGGGTCCTGGTTAAAACCGAACGAATAGGCATCGGTGTTCCAGTTTTTAAGGCGTTTGCCGCGCAGGTTAAATTCGGTTGCTTTATCGCCCAGGCCAAAAAAGCTTTCTTGAGGCTGGCAGGTTTTGGTACAAAACACGTAATAACCACCAAACTGGGTATTCTCTTCCCAGTGCATTGGCACCGCATCTTCGCTTATCAGGTGGCCGTTACTGTCAGAAAAAGATATAAAGAAATCCTGTTTGCGTATGTGGCAGTTTACCACCGGGGTGGTCACCCTAAACTCCGAATCAGTTTCAGATAAAGTGAACTGAACATCGGCCTGTGGCAGTTTTTCAACGGCGTAAGAAAACTCTTCCAGAAAAACGCTGTGAGGTGCCAAACGCACGCGTATGATCTCGTTGGTAACTACCAATACCTCAACTTTGGCGTCGCCATCAGTAAAATATATTTTGTTACCCGCTTTTTCGGCATGGTTAGGCACGCCTAAATATTTTTTAACAATGGGTTTTATACCATCGGCAGGGTTATTTAAGTGACGAAACTCTTCATCCTCTTCCATCATCTCCTCAACCTGCAGTAACTTGGCCGTTAAAAGTTCGGGGTTAGGGTCAGGCATGTTATCTTCCATAGACTTTCAATTTCAGTATGCTTTGTTGTATTACGATACAAAAGCAGTATAATAGTATAATTAATTATTGGTAACAGCTAATAAACGATTTATTACGCTAATTTTCAAGCCAAAAATCATCGAATTTTCCCCCAATTGGCGAATATTACCAACGTTTATTAATAAAGCTTTGTGATTTTTAGGCCTGTAAAAGCCAATAATTACTTGTTTTTAGCGCATTTACAACTTAAAAAGCAAGTAACAAGCCGCTGCTAGCCGGTATGGTTACCTCAACGCCCTCGCTAACTTCGTCGGTTTTAAAAATTGTACCGCTTAGCATATCAGTAAACGTAGCCGGCCCTTTTATGTTAAGCTGCCATATTAAATCAACAGGTAATTTTACCTGCAATTTCCTTTCATAACGGTTAAAGTTACTTACCACCAATACCCGTTGCTGCTGGGTATACCGCAAGTAAATATATAGCAGGGTGTCGAAGCCGAGCTGATGCTCGTTTGCTATCATCAGCTCATAAAATTCGCCGGTACGCAGCGCTTCATTGTCTTTTACAGTATTTAGCAACTTACTATAAAAGGCAAAAAGTTCCTTTTGTTCGGATGATAAGCCTTCGCCGTCAAACGCGCCATTGTTTACCCATTTTTGATGTTCGGTAACACCCCAGTAATCAAATATGCTGGTGCGGCCATCATCGCCGCTAAAACCGGGTACACCCTCGGCCGGCTCGCCAACCTCCTGGCAGGAATATATCATCACCGGGCCTGTTGCCAGTGTGGCAGATACGATCATTCCCGGCTTGGCCAATGCAGCATCACCAGCAAAAAACCGGCTGGCTATACGCTGCTCGTCGTGGTTTTCCATAAAACGAAGCATATGCTGGTCAATACCGCGGCAATGGTTGTTCCAAACAGCATTTATCTCCCAGGTGCTGGCGCCGTAATCGTTACAGGTTAACCTGCGGATAGCATCGTAAAGCCCTACCTTATCGTACAGGTAATCGAAACCGCCGTTGTGTATGTAATTATAATATTGGCCCTTGTCGTATGCCTCGCCAATAAAAACAAGATCAGGATGCGTTGCTTTTACCTTGGGAATGATCCATGCCCAAAACTCAACGGGCACCATCTCTATCATATCGCAACGGAAGCCATCTACACCCATCTCGCACCAGTAGGTTAGTATTTGATGCATTTTATGCCATAGCGGCGGCACATGGCCAAAATAAGTTTTATGCCCATCAAGGTAGTAAACCCCGTAATTCAGCTTAATGGTCTCAAACCAATCGTTTATGCCTGGTGCAGCATTAAAAACATCATTACCGGTTGCCTTAGCGGGGTATTCATCAAAGCGGCCATCCTTAAGCGGACTAACAAAATCAGCACCCCCGGGGTTATAACCCTCGGGCACCTTAAAATGCTCGCCTGGGATATAGTAAAAATCGTTTTCCTGACTAAAGGCTTTGCTGCTATCGTCGTCCTCTCCAAAGTCGCGCACGCCGGGCGGGCGGGCATCCGATGCATAGGTGCGCGCTACATGGTTGGGCACAAAATCAATAATAGCTTTTAAGCCGTTGGCATGTGTGCGTGCCACCAGGTCGCGGAATTCGTTTGTCCTGTTATTTACATCTACAGCCAGATCCGGCGCTACGTCGTAATAATCCTTTATAGCATATGGCGAGCCTGCCCTACCCTTTACTACATCCGGGTCGTCGGATTTAATGCCGTAGGATGAATAGTCCGTCATGGTAGCATGCTCAATAACGCCGGTGTACCAAACATGGCTAAAGCCCATATCCCTGATAGCAGTAAGTGCTATATCGGTAATATCGTTAAGCTTGCCTACGCCATTCTCTTCAACCGAACCATAGGTTTTGTTAAGGGTTTTGGTGTTACCGAACAATCGCGGTAGCAACTGGTAAATAATCAATTTATGATCGGTTGACATTAGGCTTGTTTTTTGATAAGTGTATCGGCATTTGCATTTATAGTGTGGTCATTGCCATATACTTTTACCGTAATACTGTTGTTCGATTTGTTTTTAATAGATACGCCTGCTTTACTTACCCTTACATTCAGCAAGGCATCCCTAAAGCCTACCTGGAAGGAAAATGCCTCCCACTTATGCGGCAGCAAGGGATTAAAAGATAATACACCGTCCTTCACCCGCATCCCGCCAAAACCTTCTACCACACTCATCCAGGTGCCGGCCATTGATGTAATATGACAGCCATCCTCGGTATCGTTATTATAGTCGTCTATGTCTAATCTTGAAGTGCGAAGGTAAAACTCATAAGCCCGGTCAATATCGCCCAACCTTGCGGCTAATATGGCGTGTACACAGGGCGATAGCGACGACTCATGCACCGTTCTTGGTTCATAAAAATCGTAATTGCGGCGTAGGGTTTCGGTATCGTAATCATCCTCGAAAAAATACAGCCCCTGCAGCACGTCGGCTTGCTTGATGAATACCGAACGCAGTATGCGATCCCAGCTCCATTTTTGCACCAAAGGGCGCTCGGTAGCGGGCAGGTCTTTTACCAATATTTGCTCTTTATCAAGGTAGCCGTCCTGCTGTAAAAATATTTGTAGCTCATCATCATGGGCATAGTACATTTTAGCTATAATGTCGGAAAATTTTTGGCATTCTGTTTCCTCTTCAAAGCTAATCTTGGTTGCCAGTTCGTTGTAACGGGTTTCGTTTGCTTTTTTAACCTTGCCAATGGCTTCCAGCGTATATTTTAAGCACCAGGTAGCAATAGTACTGGTGTACCAGTTGTTGTTTACATTATTCTCGTACTCGTTTGGCCCGGTTACGCCCAGCATTACATACTGCTGCCGTTGCGCCGACCAGGTGATACGCTGCGCCCAAAAGCGTGAGATGGCAATTAATACTTCCAGTCCGTAATCGGTTAAGTACGCTTCATCGCCGGTGTAACGCACGTAATTAAAAATAGTAAAGGCAATAGCACCGTTGCGGTGTATCTCTTCAAAGGTTATTTCCCACTCGTTATGGCATTCTGTACCATCCATGGTAACCATTGGGTATAGCGCTGCACCGTTTTTAAAGCCCAATAAAGTGGCATTATCTATTGCCTTACCCAACTGCTTGTAGCGATACAAAAGCAGGTTACGCGCCACCTTTTGCGGCGCTGTGGCCAAATAAAACGGCACACAATAAGCTTCGGTATCCCAATAGGTGCTACCGCCGTATTTTTCGCCGGTAAAGCCTTTGGGGCCAATATTCAGGCGGTCATCCTCGCCTGTATAGGTTTGGTTAAGCTGGAATATGTTAAAACGGATGCCCTGCTGCGCTGCGGCATCGCCCTCAATAATAATATCGTTGTGTTTCCACTTTTCGGCCCAAGCAGCGGCTTGTTCGGCCAGCATGGTATCAAAGCCTTTGGCGGCGATTCGATCTAAAGTCTCCTTCAATACCTCAATCAGTTTTTCTTTGGGGTGATTTTGGGAAGATATGTTAGCAGCGAACTTGTAAATTGTAACATCTGACGCTTCTTCAAGCTGGATAGCGTACTCACAACCTACATATTTATCTTTTTCAATACGGTTAGGTTCAATCGCTATTGGCTTTCCATTAACCAGTATAAAACATCTCATACCGGTTGCGACTTCGAAACCTGTCTTCTTAGTGCGCAAATGAACATATCCGCCGTCTTCCCAAAAACCCCTATCTACCTCTTCCCAAAATTTTTCATCATAGTTGGCATCCTGGTTTTTAACATCGCCATCTATATATGGAATAATTGAGGTATATGGTTCGCCTTCGTCCGGTACGCCAAATTTATACTTGATAGCGCCACACTCATCATCAACTATACTACAGAAGCGGGTTACTTCAGCTTCGATGTTCGTTCTGCCGAGAATGTTAAAATATCTTTTCAAATACCCCTCTTTCATGTTTAACTCACGGCGAAAATCCGACACATGGCATTTGGCTAAGTCAAATTCCATACCCGCAACCCTAATATCAATGCCTATCCAGTTGGCTGCATTAAGCACTTTAGCAAAATATTCGGGGTAGCCATTTTTCCACCAGCCTACACGGGTTTTATCAGGGTAGTAAACGCCCGCCACGTAGTTGCCTTGTAGTGTTTCCCCGCTATAAGCTTCTTCAAAATTGGCGCGCTGACCCAT
This portion of the Inquilinus sp. KBS0705 genome encodes:
- a CDS encoding glycoside hydrolase family 31 protein translates to MMEEDEEFRHLNNPADGIKPIVKKYLGVPNHAEKAGNKIYFTDGDAKVEVLVVTNEIIRVRLAPHSVFLEEFSYAVEKLPQADVQFTLSETDSEFRVTTPVVNCHIRKQDFFISFSDSNGHLISEDAVPMHWEENTQFGGYYVFCTKTCQPQESFFGLGDKATEFNLRGKRLKNWNTDAYSFGFNQDPLYRSIPFYISVDDGIAHGIFFDNTFKAHFDFGGEDPTKVSFWADGGELQYYYIHGPHMMDVVKNYHLLTGTHPMPPLWALGYHQCRWSYYPENKVRVIANGFRKNKIPCDGIYLDIDYMDGYRCFTWSPKYFPNPKKMIADLAANGFKTVVIIDPGIRVDDNYSVFKEGKENRYFCRRCDDYFMEGHVWPGRCQFPDFTNPEVRSWWGGLFDELVEVGVAGVWNDMNEPAVFGSGTFPDDVRHQYDGYRGSHRKAHNIYGMQMVRATYEGLRKQMKNKRPFTITRAGYSGVQRYSSVWTGDNVASWEHLKLGNIQLQRLSVSGISFCGTDIGGFSGEPDGELFTRWIQMGTFSPFMRAHSAGDTKEREPWSFGEPYTSINRKFIELRYRLIPYLYSAFWEHHRYGFPILRPVVMHEQEVVSNHFRQDEFTYGDKILICPVLEPGQQSRKVYLPKGKWYNFWNMEVTEGGKEVVVPTPLDIIPIFVKAGSVIPEYPVMQYTGEKEIEEVKLNIYYSDYEVNSFLFEDYGETFAYEQDIYLEKKFVVKGAADKLTIKQSMEGLYTPRYEGYHFKINGLPFKPSKVLADGKDIATISANPDKTYEFKFSKNFKQIEIFK
- a CDS encoding alpha-amylase, encoding MSTDHKLIIYQLLPRLFGNTKTLNKTYGSVEENGVGKLNDITDIALTAIRDMGFSHVWYTGVIEHATMTDYSSYGIKSDDPDVVKGRAGSPYAIKDYYDVAPDLAVDVNNRTNEFRDLVARTHANGLKAIIDFVPNHVARTYASDARPPGVRDFGEDDDSSKAFSQENDFYYIPGEHFKVPEGYNPGGADFVSPLKDGRFDEYPAKATGNDVFNAAPGINDWFETIKLNYGVYYLDGHKTYFGHVPPLWHKMHQILTYWCEMGVDGFRCDMIEMVPVEFWAWIIPKVKATHPDLVFIGEAYDKGQYYNYIHNGGFDYLYDKVGLYDAIRRLTCNDYGASTWEINAVWNNHCRGIDQHMLRFMENHDEQRIASRFFAGDAALAKPGMIVSATLATGPVMIYSCQEVGEPAEGVPGFSGDDGRTSIFDYWGVTEHQKWVNNGAFDGEGLSSEQKELFAFYSKLLNTVKDNEALRTGEFYELMIANEHQLGFDTLLYIYLRYTQQQRVLVVSNFNRYERKLQVKLPVDLIWQLNIKGPATFTDMLSGTIFKTDEVSEGVEVTIPASSGLLLAF
- a CDS encoding glycoside hydrolase family 65 protein, with the protein product MKDYFKVDEWKIIEEGFDPHYNKVAESVFSLGNGRMGQRANFEEAYSGETLQGNYVAGVYYPDKTRVGWWKNGYPEYFAKVLNAANWIGIDIRVAGMEFDLAKCHVSDFRRELNMKEGYLKRYFNILGRTNIEAEVTRFCSIVDDECGAIKYKFGVPDEGEPYTSIIPYIDGDVKNQDANYDEKFWEEVDRGFWEDGGYVHLRTKKTGFEVATGMRCFILVNGKPIAIEPNRIEKDKYVGCEYAIQLEEASDVTIYKFAANISSQNHPKEKLIEVLKETLDRIAAKGFDTMLAEQAAAWAEKWKHNDIIIEGDAAAQQGIRFNIFQLNQTYTGEDDRLNIGPKGFTGEKYGGSTYWDTEAYCVPFYLATAPQKVARNLLLYRYKQLGKAIDNATLLGFKNGAALYPMVTMDGTECHNEWEITFEEIHRNGAIAFTIFNYVRYTGDEAYLTDYGLEVLIAISRFWAQRITWSAQRQQYVMLGVTGPNEYENNVNNNWYTSTIATWCLKYTLEAIGKVKKANETRYNELATKISFEEETECQKFSDIIAKMYYAHDDELQIFLQQDGYLDKEQILVKDLPATERPLVQKWSWDRILRSVFIKQADVLQGLYFFEDDYDTETLRRNYDFYEPRTVHESSLSPCVHAILAARLGDIDRAYEFYLRTSRLDIDDYNNDTEDGCHITSMAGTWMSVVEGFGGMRVKDGVLSFNPLLPHKWEAFSFQVGFRDALLNVRVSKAGVSIKNKSNNSITVKVYGNDHTINANADTLIKKQA